A window from Halopelagius inordinatus encodes these proteins:
- the hutG gene encoding formimidoylglutamase, with protein sequence MSHLTAPPDWSGPSSDPADEQFGDVVNATDLDAADAFDAVIVGEPYDGAVISRRGAAEGPDALRDALAGVKTHHFETDAVDSVADLGDIDLPAGSVAEVQEAVREVTESVHALDALPVFLGGDNSLTVPNVAPLLDDSSVGVLNVDAHLDVREVRDGPTSGTPYRQLHEAGLDSYACLGARHFETSTTYHDYVRDRGGTVVTAEEVAENLPKAVDRALSGFDDVDRIYCSVDIDVLDAVYGGSSAPTPGGLLPRELFRLVRLLADDERIAGFELVECAPPLDTDGRTVDAAARTVAHFLSGWSA encoded by the coding sequence ATGAGCCATCTCACTGCACCACCGGATTGGTCGGGGCCGTCGTCGGACCCCGCAGACGAGCAGTTCGGCGACGTCGTCAACGCGACTGACCTCGACGCTGCCGACGCGTTCGACGCGGTCATCGTCGGCGAACCGTACGACGGTGCGGTCATCTCCCGGCGCGGCGCGGCCGAGGGTCCCGACGCCCTCAGAGACGCGCTGGCGGGCGTCAAGACCCACCACTTCGAGACGGACGCGGTCGATAGCGTCGCCGACCTCGGCGATATCGACCTCCCCGCGGGGTCGGTCGCCGAGGTACAGGAGGCGGTTCGGGAGGTCACCGAATCGGTTCACGCGCTCGACGCGCTTCCGGTCTTTCTCGGCGGTGACAACTCGCTGACCGTCCCGAACGTCGCTCCGCTCTTGGACGATTCGAGCGTCGGCGTCCTCAACGTCGACGCTCACCTCGACGTCCGTGAAGTCAGAGACGGGCCGACCAGCGGGACGCCCTACCGCCAGTTGCACGAGGCCGGACTCGATAGCTACGCCTGTCTCGGCGCCCGACACTTCGAGACGAGTACGACCTATCACGACTACGTGCGCGACCGCGGCGGCACGGTCGTGACCGCCGAGGAGGTCGCGGAGAACCTTCCGAAGGCCGTCGACCGGGCTCTCTCCGGGTTCGACGACGTCGACCGCATCTACTGCAGCGTCGATATCGACGTTCTCGATGCGGTGTATGGCGGTTCGAGCGCGCCGACGCCGGGAGGGCTGTTGCCGCGCGAACTGTTCCGACTCGTCCGTCTCCTCGCGGACGACGAGCGAATCGCGGGCTTCGAACTGGTCGAGTGTGCGCCGCCGCTCGATACCGACGGGCGAACCGTCGATGCCGCAGCGCGTACCGTGGCGCACTTTCTCTCGGGGTGGTCGGCGTGA
- a CDS encoding carbohydrate-binding family 9-like protein, giving the protein MKRCRVVRVDETVPLDGVVEGTPWEAAEAVEIDEFPWGPSDAERSAVVRSLYDEDALYLQYRVEEDRVRAETSELNGPVWEDSCVELFATLEPGRRPHYVNFEVNCVGAFRLGFGPDRDDRELISPELADSVRVATSVDGSMTGSSGVGRWWVAAALPFETLRAFTGVPTSPEEGTVWRGNFHRLGDGGDALYATWNPVDAPTPDFHRPSQFGELVFGRAPDER; this is encoded by the coding sequence ATGAAGCGGTGTCGGGTCGTCCGAGTCGACGAGACCGTTCCGCTCGACGGCGTCGTCGAGGGGACGCCGTGGGAGGCCGCCGAGGCGGTCGAAATCGACGAGTTCCCGTGGGGACCGTCGGATGCGGAGCGGTCTGCGGTCGTTCGGTCGCTGTACGACGAGGACGCCCTCTACCTCCAGTACCGCGTCGAGGAGGACCGCGTCCGCGCGGAGACGAGCGAACTGAACGGCCCGGTGTGGGAGGACAGTTGCGTGGAACTGTTCGCCACGCTCGAACCGGGTCGGCGACCCCACTACGTCAACTTCGAGGTCAACTGCGTCGGCGCGTTCCGTCTCGGGTTCGGCCCCGACAGAGACGACAGAGAGCTGATATCGCCCGAGTTGGCCGACTCGGTTCGCGTCGCCACGTCCGTCGATGGTTCGATGACGGGGTCTTCGGGCGTCGGTCGGTGGTGGGTCGCGGCGGCCCTCCCGTTCGAGACGCTTCGGGCGTTCACGGGCGTTCCGACCTCCCCCGAGGAGGGGACCGTCTGGCGCGGGAACTTCCACCGTCTCGGCGACGGTGGCGATGCGCTGTACGCGACGTGGAATCCCGTCGATGCGCCGACTCCGGACTTCCATCGGCCGTCGCAGTTCGGCGAACTCGTCTTCGGACGGGCACCGGACGAGCGATAG
- a CDS encoding Rid family detoxifying hydrolase: protein MEEIETESAPSALGPYSQGIKDGDRVYVSGQGPVDPETGDVVADDASEQTAQTLDNVSAILEAAGASLDDVVKANVYVTDMDDYEAVNDVYAEYMSEPYPARAAVEVSRLPIEIRVEIEVVARV from the coding sequence ATGGAGGAAATCGAGACCGAGAGCGCGCCGAGTGCGCTCGGACCGTACTCCCAGGGTATCAAAGACGGTGACCGCGTGTACGTATCGGGCCAAGGACCGGTGGACCCCGAAACGGGCGACGTCGTCGCGGACGACGCGAGCGAACAGACCGCACAGACGCTGGACAACGTCTCCGCGATTCTGGAGGCCGCGGGAGCGTCGCTCGACGACGTGGTGAAGGCGAACGTCTACGTCACCGACATGGACGACTACGAGGCGGTCAACGACGTGTACGCCGAGTACATGAGCGAACCGTACCCCGCCCGGGCGGCCGTCGAAGTGTCGCGACTCCCGATAGAGATACGCGTGGAGATAGAAGTCGTCGCCCGAGTGTGA
- a CDS encoding mandelate racemase/muconate lactonizing enzyme family protein, with protein MQITDVSAMTVDVPLIELDERLGIGPYVTNHGQVESMERVLVRVDTDEGISGWGEMRTFLSAAATEAIIEDGVGPLITGQSPFELERLRRQVFIEYTNVELFFAAVETACWDIAGKALGKPVHELLGGASAPEQTAAMNADAANAESASGDEVEFAFCLGILSPEESRVKAREALDAGFSVLKTKAGRDWKQDVARIEAMHDEVEGRLEFRLDPNQGWSLDQAVRVGAALEDAGIYLQYMEQPIRVNAHDSLATLRQRLRQPIAPNEDTYIPNNLRSLIDAGAMDVAVLDLTPAGGIAGLRQQAAIVEDAGVPYTHHCAFDLGVRTAAILHAVHGLPGFSLPPDTTYYAWEGDVIAEPFELTDGRMRVPSDPGLGIDVDMDAVEAYRV; from the coding sequence ATGCAGATAACAGACGTGTCTGCGATGACTGTCGACGTACCGCTGATCGAACTCGACGAACGCCTCGGTATCGGACCGTACGTCACCAACCACGGACAGGTCGAGTCGATGGAACGCGTCCTCGTCCGCGTCGATACGGACGAGGGCATCTCGGGGTGGGGGGAGATGCGAACCTTTCTCTCCGCCGCGGCGACGGAGGCCATCATCGAAGACGGCGTCGGTCCGTTGATAACGGGACAGTCGCCGTTCGAACTCGAACGCCTCCGGCGGCAGGTGTTCATCGAGTACACCAACGTCGAACTGTTCTTCGCCGCAGTCGAGACGGCGTGTTGGGACATCGCCGGCAAAGCGCTCGGAAAGCCCGTCCACGAACTTCTCGGCGGCGCGTCCGCCCCCGAGCAGACGGCGGCGATGAACGCCGACGCGGCGAACGCGGAGTCCGCGTCCGGCGACGAAGTGGAGTTCGCGTTCTGTCTCGGCATCCTCTCCCCGGAGGAGTCGCGGGTCAAGGCGCGCGAAGCGCTCGATGCGGGGTTTTCCGTCCTCAAGACGAAAGCGGGGCGCGACTGGAAGCAGGACGTCGCCCGCATCGAAGCGATGCACGACGAAGTGGAGGGGCGACTCGAGTTCCGACTGGACCCCAATCAGGGCTGGTCGCTCGACCAAGCCGTCCGCGTCGGGGCCGCCCTCGAAGACGCCGGAATCTACCTCCAGTACATGGAACAACCCATCCGGGTCAACGCGCACGATTCGCTCGCGACGCTCCGACAGCGACTTCGACAGCCGATAGCCCCGAACGAGGACACCTACATCCCGAACAACCTCAGGTCGCTCATCGACGCGGGAGCGATGGACGTGGCCGTCCTCGATTTGACCCCCGCGGGCGGCATCGCCGGTCTCCGACAACAGGCCGCCATCGTCGAGGACGCCGGCGTCCCGTACACGCACCACTGCGCGTTCGACCTCGGCGTCCGAACCGCGGCGATTCTCCACGCTGTCCACGGGCTTCCGGGGTTCTCGCTCCCGCCGGACACCACCTACTACGCGTGGGAGGGCGACGTAATCGCGGAGCCGTTCGAACTCACCGACGGGCGAATGAGAGTCCCGAGCGACCCCGGTCTCGGCATCGACGTCGATATGGACGCCGTCGAAGCGTACCGAGTCTGA
- the arcD gene encoding arginine/ornithine antiporter ArcD, translating to MVGFEPRLFDDIDPAERPSLAAALVPIAGMIVFLSVGIVAFDLDPQFPLFWGIAFTGLFARYHLGLSWADLYEGISDGLLMGMKVILIMFTVYALIASWIHAGTIPSLMYYGLDLFTPAVFLPVTAVLSAVTAFAVGSSWTAAGTLGVALIGIGSGLGIPAPMTVGAILSGAYTGDKQSPLSDTTNLAAAVTNTDLYEHINAMRAGTLTAFAIAVALYAALGLSAAGDIPAGRIEAIQSAIQGAYTVSPVVFFPLILTFGLALYGIPALPALGAGVFAGVGTSILVQGSGFGAAWATAQSGTAPETGMELVNGLLQSGGLIGGAWIVTIAIAALSLGGMLDRTGVLAVLAHHLGRLCHGVASLTGVTALSAISMNILAAEQYASIVVPGMTLGNLYNEQGLETKNLSRAIEASGTTTSALIPWSSGGLFMAGTLGVPTLEYAPYYFFGFLSPLILLVMGLTGWQITFKDSAETAGQPSPTGGVESAAPGED from the coding sequence ATGGTCGGATTCGAACCCCGTCTGTTCGACGATATCGACCCGGCCGAACGCCCCTCGCTCGCGGCGGCGTTGGTCCCGATTGCGGGGATGATCGTGTTCCTCAGCGTCGGTATCGTCGCCTTCGATCTGGACCCTCAGTTCCCGCTGTTTTGGGGCATCGCGTTCACCGGCCTGTTCGCCCGTTACCACCTCGGACTGTCGTGGGCGGATCTGTACGAGGGCATCTCGGACGGCCTCCTGATGGGCATGAAGGTCATTCTCATCATGTTCACGGTCTACGCCCTCATCGCCTCGTGGATTCACGCGGGGACCATCCCGAGTCTCATGTACTACGGGCTGGATCTGTTCACTCCCGCGGTGTTCCTCCCGGTGACGGCCGTCCTCTCGGCTGTGACCGCGTTCGCGGTCGGGTCGTCGTGGACGGCGGCCGGGACGCTCGGTGTGGCTCTCATCGGCATCGGGTCGGGACTCGGCATTCCCGCACCGATGACCGTCGGCGCTATTCTCAGCGGGGCCTACACGGGCGACAAGCAGTCGCCACTCTCGGACACGACGAACCTCGCTGCGGCGGTGACGAACACCGACCTGTACGAACACATCAACGCGATGCGGGCCGGGACGCTCACCGCGTTCGCGATTGCGGTCGCGTTGTACGCCGCCCTCGGTTTGAGCGCCGCCGGAGATATCCCCGCCGGGCGCATCGAAGCGATTCAATCGGCCATCCAAGGCGCTTACACCGTCTCGCCGGTCGTTTTCTTCCCGTTGATTCTCACCTTCGGGCTCGCGCTGTACGGCATCCCCGCGCTTCCCGCCCTCGGGGCGGGTGTCTTCGCTGGGGTCGGCACGTCGATACTCGTTCAGGGGTCCGGATTCGGCGCGGCGTGGGCGACCGCACAGTCGGGAACCGCTCCCGAAACCGGGATGGAACTCGTGAACGGGCTACTGCAGAGCGGCGGTCTGATCGGCGGCGCGTGGATCGTGACGATAGCCATCGCCGCCCTCTCTCTCGGTGGGATGCTCGACCGGACTGGCGTTCTCGCGGTTCTCGCCCATCATCTCGGACGGCTCTGTCACGGCGTTGCGAGCCTCACCGGCGTCACCGCGCTTTCGGCAATCTCTATGAACATCCTCGCGGCCGAGCAGTACGCGAGCATCGTCGTGCCCGGGATGACTCTCGGAAACCTGTACAACGAACAGGGACTGGAGACGAAGAACCTCTCGCGCGCTATCGAAGCGTCGGGAACCACGACGAGTGCGCTCATCCCGTGGAGCAGCGGCGGACTGTTCATGGCCGGGACGCTCGGGGTGCCCACGCTCGAGTACGCTCCCTACTACTTCTTCGGCTTCCTCTCGCCGCTCATATTGCTGGTCATGGGCCTGACCGGCTGGCAGATCACGTTCAAAGACAGCGCCGAAACCGCGGGGCAACCGTCGCCGACCGGTGGCGTCGAATCGGCGGCGCCGGGCGAGGACTGA
- a CDS encoding carbohydrate ABC transporter permease, translating to MTLAGHEQSGLRKVRVYGVLIALLGLMMFPFYTMFSSTLKTETGMFASPPALFPADPTFEAYLAVWTQTDVLLWIANSFLISLGTVALTLLLAIPAAYSCARNDFVGKRTFLLAVLVVQMFAPVVLIVGLFDVITSFGLFNSYLAVIIPAAAFTLPFNVWMLYGYFQTIPVSLEESARIDGASQLQILTKIVLPLTKPALVASITYTFLYAWNRLLFVLTFLTDDAKYNVPRGVFSMVGALQTDWRMMLTVSVVGILPLLLLFAFLEEYIVTGMTAGAVKE from the coding sequence GTGACGCTCGCCGGTCACGAGCAGTCCGGACTCCGAAAGGTCCGCGTCTACGGCGTCCTCATCGCCCTGCTCGGACTCATGATGTTCCCGTTCTACACCATGTTTTCGAGCACGCTCAAGACCGAGACGGGGATGTTCGCGAGTCCGCCGGCGCTCTTTCCCGCCGATCCGACGTTCGAGGCGTACCTCGCGGTGTGGACCCAGACTGACGTGCTGCTTTGGATAGCCAACAGCTTCCTCATCTCTCTCGGAACCGTCGCGCTCACCCTGCTGCTCGCGATTCCGGCCGCGTACTCGTGTGCGCGCAACGACTTCGTGGGGAAGCGAACGTTCCTCTTAGCGGTACTCGTCGTGCAGATGTTCGCCCCCGTGGTTCTCATCGTGGGGCTGTTCGACGTCATCACCAGCTTCGGGCTGTTCAACAGCTATCTCGCCGTGATAATCCCGGCGGCGGCATTCACCCTGCCGTTCAACGTCTGGATGCTGTACGGCTACTTCCAGACTATCCCGGTGTCGCTGGAGGAGTCGGCTCGCATCGACGGCGCCTCGCAACTGCAGATACTCACGAAGATAGTGTTGCCGCTCACGAAACCGGCGCTCGTCGCCAGCATCACGTACACGTTCCTCTACGCGTGGAACCGGCTGCTGTTCGTCCTGACGTTCCTGACGGACGACGCGAAGTACAACGTCCCGCGCGGCGTCTTCTCGATGGTCGGCGCACTGCAGACCGACTGGCGGATGATGCTCACCGTCTCCGTCGTCGGCATCCTCCCGCTCTTGCTACTCTTCGCGTTCCTCGAGGAGTACATCGTCACCGGCATGACGGCCGGGGCGGTCAAGGAGTAA
- a CDS encoding SDR family NAD(P)-dependent oxidoreductase — MIELSLADRPAIVTGASRGIGRQIATTFAAAGGDVAICARSYDDVEPVAEEITAEHDGRVVPVECDVTDAEDVRELVDTAIDEFGGVQVLVNNAGGSVESADLLHRCDESEFQSMLELNLKGPYLVAREVLPAMIASGGGSMVHIGSVNGLFGIGLTGYSEAKSGLLALSRNVATHYGQHGVRSNVISAGTIETQNRRDEMESTEERSEGTSARDRWLDQYPLGRFGRPEEVADTALFLATERAGFITGENVVVDGGLTVGLPTSFENEIYQADEPPTER, encoded by the coding sequence ATGATCGAGCTCTCTCTAGCCGACCGCCCGGCAATCGTCACCGGCGCGTCCAGAGGTATCGGCCGTCAGATAGCGACGACGTTCGCCGCCGCGGGGGGTGACGTGGCCATCTGCGCTCGCTCCTACGACGACGTCGAACCGGTCGCAGAGGAGATTACGGCCGAACACGACGGGCGCGTCGTCCCAGTCGAGTGCGACGTGACCGACGCGGAGGACGTCCGCGAGTTGGTCGACACCGCAATCGACGAGTTCGGCGGCGTTCAGGTGTTGGTGAACAACGCCGGCGGCTCTGTCGAGTCCGCCGACCTCCTGCATCGCTGCGACGAGTCCGAGTTCCAGTCGATGCTCGAACTCAACCTCAAGGGGCCGTACCTGGTGGCTCGCGAGGTGCTTCCGGCGATGATAGCGTCGGGGGGCGGGTCGATGGTTCACATCGGCTCGGTCAACGGTCTGTTCGGTATCGGGCTGACCGGCTACTCCGAAGCCAAGAGCGGCCTTCTCGCCCTCTCGCGCAACGTCGCGACGCACTACGGCCAACACGGCGTCCGGTCGAACGTCATCTCGGCGGGGACCATCGAGACGCAGAACCGCAGAGACGAGATGGAGAGCACGGAGGAACGCTCTGAGGGGACGAGCGCGCGCGACCGCTGGCTCGACCAGTATCCGCTCGGGCGCTTCGGTCGCCCCGAGGAAGTCGCGGACACCGCCCTCTTTTTGGCCACCGAACGCGCCGGGTTCATCACCGGCGAGAACGTCGTCGTAGACGGCGGCCTCACGGTCGGACTTCCCACCTCGTTCGAGAACGAAATCTACCAAGCCGACGAGCCACCGACCGAGCGATGA
- the hutH gene encoding histidine ammonia-lyase yields the protein MTDEPVVVDGESLTPGAVERVARRGASVRVSEDARERVRESRERIVDIVESGEAVYGVNTGFGELVQERIPEEDIETLQQNLVRSHAAGTGSELASEAVRAMLLTRLNALVKGYSGVRERIVDVLVEMINEAVHPVVKAKGSLGASGDLAPLAHLALVVTGEGEATVDGERLPGAEALQRKDIEPVTLRAKEGLGLINGTQLTVGLASLVVCDAERAMRAADVAGAMTTEATMSTTASSHPSIHSVRPHPGQTESAENVRRLTRDSEIVESHRNCDRVQDAYSLRCLPQVHGAVRDSIRHLREAVETELNSATDNPLVFPAEEADDRASGTDRAAVLSGGNFHGQPLALRLDYVTSGLAELASISERRMDRMLNPNVQEEHLPPFLIEGSGLRSGYMIAQYTAADLVSTNRSQGRPSTDNIPVSGNQEDHVSMSAQSAYAARETVESTLRVVGIELACAAQALDFVEDCSPGVGTDAAYRAVRERVPHLDEDRPIHRDIDAVLSLLRSDTLLDAVEAALDEPLT from the coding sequence GTGACTGACGAACCGGTCGTCGTAGACGGGGAGTCTCTCACGCCGGGCGCCGTAGAGCGGGTCGCACGGCGCGGCGCTTCCGTTCGAGTCTCGGAGGACGCTCGCGAGCGCGTTCGCGAGTCGCGCGAGCGCATCGTCGACATCGTCGAGTCCGGGGAAGCCGTCTACGGTGTGAACACGGGGTTCGGTGAACTCGTCCAAGAGCGGATACCCGAGGAGGACATCGAAACGCTCCAGCAGAACCTCGTGCGGAGTCACGCCGCCGGGACGGGCAGCGAACTCGCCTCCGAAGCGGTCCGAGCGATGCTTCTCACTCGACTCAACGCGCTGGTGAAAGGCTACAGCGGCGTCCGAGAACGAATCGTCGACGTCCTCGTGGAGATGATAAACGAGGCTGTCCACCCCGTGGTGAAAGCGAAGGGGAGTCTCGGTGCGAGCGGAGATCTCGCCCCTCTCGCGCACCTCGCGCTTGTCGTCACCGGCGAGGGCGAGGCGACCGTGGACGGCGAGCGGCTTCCGGGCGCTGAGGCGCTGCAGCGGAAGGACATCGAACCGGTAACGCTCCGTGCGAAGGAGGGATTGGGGCTCATCAACGGTACTCAGTTGACCGTCGGGTTGGCCTCGCTTGTCGTCTGTGATGCCGAGCGTGCGATGCGTGCGGCGGACGTCGCCGGTGCGATGACGACGGAAGCGACGATGAGCACGACTGCCAGTTCGCATCCCAGTATCCACAGCGTTCGCCCGCATCCGGGGCAGACCGAGAGCGCGGAGAACGTTCGCCGACTCACCCGTGATTCGGAGATAGTCGAGTCGCATCGCAACTGTGACCGCGTGCAGGACGCGTACTCGCTGCGCTGTCTGCCGCAGGTGCACGGCGCGGTTCGGGACTCGATCCGACACCTCCGCGAGGCCGTCGAGACGGAACTCAACAGCGCGACGGACAATCCGCTCGTGTTCCCCGCCGAAGAGGCGGACGACCGCGCGAGCGGAACCGACCGGGCCGCCGTTCTCTCGGGCGGGAACTTCCACGGACAACCGCTAGCCCTGCGATTGGATTACGTCACGAGCGGTCTCGCGGAACTCGCGTCTATCTCGGAACGCCGGATGGACCGAATGCTGAACCCGAACGTGCAAGAAGAGCATCTGCCCCCGTTCTTGATCGAGGGGAGCGGTCTTCGATCGGGATACATGATCGCTCAGTACACGGCCGCAGACCTCGTGAGCACGAACCGTTCGCAGGGGCGGCCGTCCACGGACAACATCCCCGTCAGCGGGAACCAAGAAGACCACGTCAGTATGAGCGCACAGAGCGCCTACGCCGCGAGAGAGACCGTCGAATCGACGCTCCGCGTCGTGGGTATCGAACTGGCCTGTGCGGCTCAGGCGCTCGATTTCGTGGAGGACTGCAGCCCCGGCGTCGGGACCGACGCGGCCTATCGGGCCGTCCGCGAACGCGTCCCTCACCTCGACGAAGACCGACCGATCCACCGAGATATCGACGCCGTGCTTTCGCTCCTTCGCTCCGATACGTTGCTCGACGCCGTCGAGGCGGCACTCGACGAACCGTTGACGTAG
- the hutI gene encoding imidazolonepropionase, whose translation MTDLVVHDASQVATPTDDSELVVIEDGAVAIDDGVVTAVGPTEEVTRDHPPENATDAVDATGKTVLPGFVDPHTHAVFAGDRADEFSAKLDGADYQDILAEGGGILRTVRATRDASRTRLVENLLAQFDVMLAHGTTTVEVKSGYGLDAETEVKMLEAIDEAAGRHPIDVVPTFMGAHAVPEDTSADEYVDRVVDEQVPVVAENDLAEFCDVFCEEGVFSVEQSRRVLEAGTEHGLKPKIHADEFERLGGAQLAADVGATSADHLLQSTEADVEALGDAGVTPVLLPGTAFTLATDYADASAFEAADVPVAIATDFNPNCYSQSMEFAIDLACNGMRMTPASAVRSATVTAANAIDRTDGTGTLREGALGDLVVADVPDYEHLPYNFGVQNVQTVVKRGEVVRRD comes from the coding sequence GTGACCGACCTCGTCGTCCACGACGCCTCACAGGTCGCGACCCCGACCGACGACAGCGAGTTGGTGGTGATCGAAGACGGTGCCGTGGCGATAGACGACGGTGTCGTCACCGCAGTCGGACCGACCGAGGAGGTCACGCGCGACCATCCTCCGGAAAACGCGACGGACGCCGTCGACGCCACCGGAAAGACGGTGCTGCCGGGGTTCGTCGACCCGCACACGCACGCCGTGTTCGCCGGTGACCGCGCCGACGAGTTCAGCGCGAAACTCGACGGAGCGGACTACCAAGACATCCTCGCGGAGGGCGGGGGTATCTTACGAACGGTTCGGGCGACGCGCGATGCGTCCCGCACCCGCCTCGTCGAGAACCTCCTCGCGCAGTTCGACGTCATGCTCGCTCACGGGACGACGACGGTGGAGGTGAAGTCGGGCTACGGACTCGATGCCGAGACGGAAGTGAAGATGCTCGAAGCGATCGACGAGGCGGCCGGTCGGCATCCGATCGATGTGGTGCCGACGTTCATGGGCGCTCACGCCGTGCCCGAAGACACGAGCGCCGACGAGTACGTCGACCGAGTCGTCGACGAGCAGGTACCCGTCGTGGCGGAGAACGACCTCGCCGAGTTCTGCGACGTCTTCTGCGAGGAGGGCGTCTTTTCGGTCGAGCAGTCTCGCCGCGTCCTCGAAGCCGGGACGGAACACGGACTGAAGCCGAAGATTCACGCCGACGAGTTCGAGCGACTCGGCGGGGCGCAGTTGGCCGCCGACGTCGGGGCCACGAGCGCGGACCACCTGCTTCAGTCGACCGAGGCGGACGTCGAGGCGCTCGGCGACGCGGGCGTGACACCCGTTCTCCTCCCGGGAACCGCGTTCACGCTCGCGACCGACTACGCCGACGCGTCTGCCTTCGAGGCGGCGGACGTTCCGGTCGCGATAGCGACCGACTTCAACCCGAACTGCTACTCACAGAGCATGGAGTTCGCCATCGACCTCGCCTGCAACGGTATGCGCATGACACCCGCGTCGGCCGTCCGTAGCGCGACGGTCACCGCTGCGAACGCCATCGACCGGACGGACGGCACGGGGACCCTTCGAGAGGGAGCGCTCGGCGACTTGGTGGTCGCCGACGTGCCGGACTACGAGCACCTCCCGTACAACTTCGGTGTGCAGAACGTCCAGACGGTCGTAAAGCGCGGGGAGGTGGTCCGCCGTGACTGA